One Streptomyces sp. SAI-135 DNA segment encodes these proteins:
- the carA gene encoding glutamine-hydrolyzing carbamoyl-phosphate synthase small subunit, producing the protein MTTSTRGASKTPAVLVLEDGRIFRGRAYGAVGETFGEAVFSTGMTGYQETLTDPSYDRQIVVATAPQIGNTGWNDEDDESRRIWVSGYVVRDPARVPSNWRAKRSLDDELVAQDIVGISGIDTRALTRHLRERGSMRAGIFSGEAVAAESELVARVQAQPHMKGASLYEEVATKETYVVPAVGEKRFTVAAIDLGIKGMTPHRMAQRGIEVHVLPATASVDEVYAVEPDGVFFSNGPGDPATADGPVALMTAVLERKTPLFGICFGNQILGRALGFGTYKLKYGHRGINQPVQDRTTGKVEVTAHNHGFAVDAPLDKVSETKFGRAEVSHVCLNDDVVEGLQLLDQPAFSVQYHPEAAAGPHDAAYLFDRFVSLMEGQRA; encoded by the coding sequence ATGACGACCTCCACAAGGGGAGCCTCGAAAACTCCCGCGGTACTCGTCCTGGAGGACGGCCGGATCTTCCGCGGCCGTGCCTACGGGGCCGTGGGGGAGACCTTCGGCGAGGCCGTGTTCTCCACCGGCATGACCGGCTACCAGGAGACCCTGACCGACCCCTCGTACGACCGCCAGATCGTCGTCGCGACCGCCCCGCAGATCGGCAACACCGGCTGGAACGACGAGGACGACGAGTCCCGGCGCATCTGGGTCTCCGGCTACGTCGTGCGCGACCCCGCGCGCGTGCCGTCCAACTGGCGCGCCAAGCGCTCCCTGGACGACGAGCTGGTCGCGCAGGACATCGTCGGGATCTCCGGCATCGACACCCGCGCCCTCACCCGCCACCTGCGCGAGCGCGGCTCCATGCGGGCAGGCATCTTCTCCGGCGAGGCCGTCGCCGCCGAGTCCGAGCTGGTCGCGCGCGTGCAGGCCCAGCCGCACATGAAGGGCGCCTCGCTGTACGAGGAGGTCGCCACCAAGGAGACGTACGTCGTCCCCGCGGTCGGCGAGAAGAGGTTCACGGTCGCCGCGATCGACCTCGGCATCAAGGGCATGACCCCGCACCGCATGGCCCAGCGGGGCATCGAGGTGCACGTGCTGCCGGCGACGGCGAGCGTCGACGAGGTCTACGCCGTCGAGCCGGACGGTGTGTTCTTCTCCAACGGACCCGGTGACCCGGCGACCGCCGACGGCCCGGTCGCGCTCATGACCGCCGTGCTGGAGCGGAAGACGCCGCTGTTCGGCATCTGCTTCGGCAACCAGATCCTCGGACGGGCCCTCGGCTTCGGCACCTACAAGCTGAAGTACGGGCACCGGGGCATCAACCAGCCCGTGCAGGACCGGACCACCGGCAAGGTCGAGGTCACCGCGCACAACCACGGATTCGCCGTGGACGCGCCGCTCGACAAGGTCAGCGAGACCAAGTTCGGCCGCGCCGAGGTCTCCCACGTGTGCCTGAACGACGACGTCGTGGAAGGTCTCCAGCTGCTCGACCAGCCGGCCTTCTCCGTCCAGTACCACCCCGAAGCGGCAGCCGGCCCGCACGACGCCGCCTACCTGTTCGACCGCTTCGTATCCCTGATGGAGGGCCAGCGTGCCTAA
- the gmk gene encoding guanylate kinase produces MAATFRGTTPEPPDVRPRLTVLSGPSGVGKSTVVAHMRKEHPEVWLSVSATTRKPRPGEKHGVQYFFVTDDEMDKLIANGELLEWAEFAGNRYGTPRAAVLERLEAGEPVLLEIDLQGARQVRESMTDAQLVFLAPPSWEELVRRLTGRGTEPPAVIARRLEAAKVELAAEPEFDVTLVNTSVEDVARELLALMDVV; encoded by the coding sequence ATGGCTGCAACATTCCGGGGGACGACCCCCGAGCCCCCGGACGTACGTCCGCGGCTGACCGTGCTCTCCGGCCCCTCAGGGGTCGGCAAGAGCACGGTCGTCGCCCATATGCGCAAGGAACACCCCGAGGTCTGGCTCTCGGTGTCGGCGACGACCCGCAAGCCGCGCCCCGGCGAGAAGCACGGCGTCCAGTACTTCTTCGTCACCGACGACGAGATGGACAAGCTGATCGCCAACGGCGAGCTGCTGGAGTGGGCCGAGTTCGCCGGCAACCGCTACGGCACGCCGCGTGCGGCCGTGCTGGAGCGGCTGGAGGCGGGCGAGCCCGTGCTCCTGGAGATCGATCTCCAGGGGGCCCGGCAGGTCCGTGAGTCCATGACGGACGCCCAGCTGGTGTTCCTGGCTCCGCCCTCCTGGGAGGAGCTGGTGCGCAGACTCACCGGGCGGGGCACCGAGCCGCCCGCGGTGATCGCACGCCGCCTGGAGGCCGCGAAGGTCGAACTGGCGGCGGAACCCGAGTTCGATGTGACCTTGGTCAACACCTCCGTCGAGGACGTGGCGCGCGAGCTGCTAGCCTTGATGGATGTCGTGTGA
- the pyrF gene encoding orotidine-5'-phosphate decarboxylase codes for MTEPFGARLRRAMDERGPLCVGIDPHASLLTEWGLNDDVAGLERFSRTVVEALSERVAVFKPQTAFFERFGSRGVAVLERTVEEARAAGALVLMDAKRGDIGSTMAAYAEAFLRKDSPLFSDALTVSPYLGYGSLSPAIALARESGAGLFVLALTSNPEGREVQHAVRADGRNVGATMLAHLAAENTGEEPLGSFGAVVGATLGDLSTYDLDINGPLLAPGVGAQGATPADLPRVFGAAIRNVVPNVSRGVLRHGPEVGALRASADRFADEIRSALPTA; via the coding sequence ATGACCGAGCCCTTCGGAGCCCGTCTGCGCCGGGCCATGGACGAGCGCGGCCCGCTGTGCGTGGGGATCGACCCGCACGCCTCCCTGCTCACCGAGTGGGGTCTGAACGACGACGTGGCCGGTCTGGAGCGCTTCAGCCGCACGGTCGTCGAGGCACTGTCCGAGCGGGTCGCCGTGTTCAAGCCCCAGACGGCGTTCTTCGAGCGCTTCGGCTCGCGCGGCGTCGCCGTACTGGAGAGGACCGTCGAGGAGGCCCGCGCGGCCGGTGCGCTGGTCCTCATGGACGCCAAGCGCGGCGACATCGGCTCGACGATGGCCGCGTACGCCGAGGCCTTCCTGCGCAAGGACTCCCCGCTGTTCTCGGACGCGCTGACCGTGTCGCCGTACCTCGGCTACGGCTCGCTCTCGCCGGCGATCGCGCTGGCGCGCGAGAGCGGCGCAGGTCTCTTCGTGCTCGCGCTGACCTCCAACCCGGAGGGCCGCGAGGTCCAGCACGCGGTCCGCGCGGACGGCCGGAACGTCGGGGCGACCATGCTGGCCCATCTGGCGGCCGAGAACACGGGGGAGGAGCCCCTGGGGTCCTTCGGCGCCGTCGTGGGGGCCACGCTGGGCGATCTGTCGACGTACGACCTCGACATCAACGGTCCGCTCCTCGCGCCCGGAGTCGGCGCCCAGGGGGCCACCCCGGCCGATCTCCCCCGGGTCTTCGGGGCGGCGATCCGCAATGTCGTCCCCAACGTCAGCCGGGGAGTGCTGCGGCACGGTCCCGAGGTCGGCGCGCTGCGCGCGTCGGCTGACCGGTTCGCGGACGAGATCCGGTCGGCGCTGCCGACGGCATGA
- the metK gene encoding methionine adenosyltransferase — translation MSRRLFTSESVTEGHPDKIADQISDTILDALLKEDPTSRVAVETLITTGLVHVAGEVTTKTYAPIAQLVRDKILEIGYDSSKKGFDGASCGVSVSIGAQSPDIAQGVDTAYENRVEGDEDELDRQGAGDQGLMFGYATDETPTLMPLPIFLAHRLAKRLSEVRKNGTIPYLRPDGKTQVTIEYDGDKAVRLDTVVVSSQHASDIDLDSLLAPDIREFVVEPELKALLDEGIKLDTENYRLLVNPTGRFEIGGPMGDAGLTGRKIIIDTYGGMARHGGGAFSGKDPSKVDRSAAYAMRWVAKNVVAAGLASRCEVQVAYAIGKAEPVGLFVETFGTATIDTDKIEKAIDEVFDLRPAAIIRDLDLLRPIYSLTAAYGHFGRELPEFTWEKTDRVEALKKAAGL, via the coding sequence GTGTCCCGTCGTCTGTTCACCTCGGAGTCCGTCACCGAGGGCCACCCCGACAAGATCGCTGACCAGATCAGTGACACCATCCTCGACGCGCTCCTCAAGGAGGACCCGACTTCCCGGGTCGCCGTCGAGACGCTGATCACCACCGGTCTGGTGCACGTCGCCGGTGAGGTCACCACCAAGACCTACGCGCCGATCGCCCAGCTGGTCCGCGACAAGATCCTCGAGATCGGCTACGACTCCTCCAAGAAGGGCTTCGACGGCGCTTCCTGCGGTGTCTCGGTGTCGATCGGCGCGCAGTCCCCGGACATCGCGCAGGGCGTCGACACGGCGTACGAGAACCGGGTCGAGGGCGACGAGGACGAGCTGGACCGCCAGGGCGCGGGCGACCAGGGTCTGATGTTCGGTTACGCGACGGACGAGACCCCCACCCTGATGCCGCTGCCGATCTTCCTGGCGCACCGCCTCGCCAAGCGCCTGTCCGAGGTCCGCAAGAACGGCACCATCCCCTACCTGCGTCCGGACGGCAAGACGCAGGTCACCATCGAGTACGACGGCGACAAGGCCGTCCGTCTCGACACGGTCGTCGTCTCCTCGCAGCACGCCTCGGACATCGACCTGGACTCCCTGCTGGCCCCCGACATCCGCGAGTTCGTCGTGGAGCCGGAGCTGAAGGCGCTCCTGGACGAGGGCATCAAGCTGGACACGGAGAACTACCGCCTCCTGGTCAACCCCACCGGCCGCTTCGAAATCGGCGGCCCGATGGGCGACGCCGGCCTGACCGGCCGCAAGATCATCATCGACACGTACGGCGGCATGGCCCGTCACGGCGGCGGCGCCTTCTCCGGCAAGGACCCGTCCAAGGTGGACCGCTCGGCGGCGTACGCGATGCGCTGGGTCGCCAAGAACGTCGTGGCCGCGGGTCTCGCCTCGCGCTGCGAGGTCCAGGTCGCCTACGCGATCGGCAAGGCCGAGCCGGTGGGCCTGTTCGTGGAGACCTTCGGCACCGCGACGATCGACACCGACAAGATCGAGAAGGCGATCGACGAGGTCTTCGACCTCCGCCCGGCCGCCATCATCCGCGACCTCGACCTGCTGCGCCCGATCTACTCCCTGACGGCGGCGTACGGCCACTTCGGCCGTGAGCTCCCGGAGTTCACCTGGGAGAAGACGGACCGCGTGGAGGCGCTGAAGAAGGCCGCGGGCCTGTAG
- a CDS encoding integration host factor has product MALPPLTPEQRAAALEKAAAARRERAEVKNRLKHSGASLHEVIKQGQENDVIGKMKVSALLESLPGVGKVRAKQIMERLGISESRRVRGLGSNQIASLEREFGSTGS; this is encoded by the coding sequence GTGGCTCTTCCGCCCCTTACCCCTGAACAGCGCGCAGCCGCGCTCGAAAAGGCCGCCGCGGCTCGCCGGGAGCGGGCCGAGGTCAAGAATCGACTCAAGCACTCCGGCGCCTCTCTCCACGAGGTCATCAAGCAGGGCCAGGAGAACGACGTCATCGGCAAGATGAAGGTCTCCGCCCTGCTCGAGTCCCTGCCGGGCGTGGGCAAGGTCCGCGCCAAGCAGATCATGGAGCGGCTCGGCATCTCCGAGAGCCGCCGTGTACGCGGCCTCGGCTCCAACCAGATCGCTTCGCTGGAGCGTGAGTTCGGCAGCACCGGTTCCTGA
- the rpoZ gene encoding DNA-directed RNA polymerase subunit omega, with product MSSSISAPEGIINPPIDELLEATDSKYSLVIYAAKRARQINAYYSQLGEGLLEYVGPLVDTHVHEKPLSIALREINAGLLTSEAVEGPAQ from the coding sequence GTGTCCTCTTCCATCTCCGCGCCCGAGGGCATCATCAACCCGCCGATCGACGAGCTCCTCGAGGCCACCGACTCGAAGTACAGCCTCGTGATCTACGCGGCCAAGCGGGCCCGCCAGATCAACGCGTACTACTCGCAGCTCGGCGAGGGCCTGCTCGAGTACGTCGGTCCGCTGGTGGACACCCACGTCCACGAGAAGCCGCTCTCGATCGCCCTCCGCGAGATCAACGCGGGTCTGCTGACGTCCGAGGCCGTCGAGGGTCCGGCGCAGTAG
- a CDS encoding quinone-dependent dihydroorotate dehydrogenase, which produces MYKIFFNLVFRRMDAEKAHYLAFRWIRLAVRIPVLRTFVAAALAPRHRELRTEALGLRMHGPFGLAAGFDKNAVAIDGMAMLGFDHIEIGTVTGEPQPGNPKKRLFRLVQDRALINRMGFNNEGSLAVAARLASREPVFKTVVGVNIGKTKVVPEAEAIGDYVKSAERLAPFADYLVVNVSSPNTPGLRNLQATEALRPLLTAVREAADRIVAHRRVPLLVKIAPDLADEDVDAVADLAVELGLDGIIATNTTIAREGLGLKSRPALVKETGGLSGAPLKERSLEVLRRLYARVGDRITLVGVGGVENAEDAWQRILAGATLVQGYSAFVYEGPFWARAIHKGLAARLRTSPYATLADAVGADVRKTTV; this is translated from the coding sequence ATGTACAAGATCTTCTTCAATCTCGTCTTCCGCCGCATGGACGCCGAGAAGGCCCACTACCTGGCCTTCCGCTGGATCCGCCTCGCCGTCCGCATCCCCGTGCTGCGCACCTTCGTCGCGGCCGCCCTCGCGCCCCGCCACAGGGAACTGCGCACCGAGGCCCTCGGGCTGCGCATGCACGGCCCCTTCGGCCTCGCCGCGGGCTTCGACAAGAACGCGGTCGCGATCGACGGCATGGCGATGCTGGGCTTCGACCACATCGAGATCGGCACGGTCACGGGGGAGCCCCAGCCGGGCAACCCCAAGAAGCGGCTGTTCCGGCTCGTGCAGGACCGGGCGCTCATCAACCGCATGGGCTTCAACAACGAGGGCTCACTCGCCGTCGCGGCCCGCCTGGCGTCCCGTGAGCCGGTCTTCAAGACGGTCGTGGGCGTCAACATCGGCAAGACCAAGGTCGTCCCGGAGGCCGAGGCGATCGGCGACTACGTGAAGTCGGCCGAGCGCCTCGCGCCCTTCGCCGACTACCTCGTGGTGAACGTGTCCTCGCCCAACACCCCCGGCCTGCGCAACCTCCAGGCCACCGAGGCACTGCGCCCGCTCCTGACCGCCGTCCGCGAGGCCGCCGACCGGATCGTCGCGCACCGCCGGGTGCCGCTCCTGGTGAAGATCGCGCCCGACCTCGCCGACGAGGACGTCGACGCGGTCGCCGACCTGGCCGTCGAACTCGGCCTGGACGGCATCATCGCCACCAACACCACCATCGCGCGCGAGGGACTCGGCCTGAAGTCCCGACCCGCCCTGGTGAAGGAGACGGGCGGGCTGTCCGGAGCACCCCTCAAGGAGCGCTCCCTGGAGGTCCTCAGGCGCCTGTACGCGCGTGTGGGCGACCGGATCACCCTGGTGGGCGTCGGGGGCGTCGAGAACGCCGAGGACGCCTGGCAGCGCATCCTGGCGGGTGCCACGCTGGTCCAGGGCTACAGCGCCTTCGTCTACGAGGGCCCCTTCTGGGCCCGCGCCATCCACAAGGGCCTCGCCGCGCGCCTGCGCACGAGCCCGTACGCCACCCTCGCCGACGCGGTCGGCGCCGACGTGAGGAAGACCACGGTATGA
- the carB gene encoding carbamoyl-phosphate synthase large subunit: MPKRTDIQSVLVIGSGPIVIGQAAEFDYSGTQACRVLKAEGLRVILVNSNPATIMTDPEIADATYVEPITPEFVEKIIAKERPDALLPTLGGQTALNTAISLHGAGTLDKYGVELIGANVEAINKGEDRDLFKDVVEEVRKKIGHGESARSVICHSMDDVLKGVETLGGYPVVVRPSFTMGGAGSGFAHDEEELRRIAGQGLTLSPTTEVLLEESILGWKEYELELMRDKHDNVVVVCSIENFDPMGVHTGDSITVAPAMTLTDREYQVLRDVGIAIIREVGVDTGGCNIQFAVNPEDGRVIVIEMNPRVSRSSALASKATGFPIAKIAAKLAVGYTLDEIPNDITEQTPASFEPTLDYVVVKAPRFAFEKFPSADSTLTTTMKSVGEAMAIGRNFTEAFQKALRSLEKKGSQFTFVGEPGDKAALLEASVRPTDGRINTVMQAIRAGATPEEVFEYTKIDPWFVDQLFLIKEVADELATAERLDADLLAEAKRHGFSDQQIAEIRGLREDVVREVRHALGVRPVYKTVDTCAAEFAAKTPYFYSSYDEESEVAPREKPAVIILGSGPNRIGQGIEFDYSCVHASFALSDAGYETVMVNCNPETVSTDYDTSDRLYFEPLTLEDVLEIVHAEQQAGPVAGVIVQLGGQTPLGLAQALKDNGVPVVGTSPEAIHAAEDRGAFGRVLAEAGLPAPKHGTATTFAGAKAIADEIGYPVLVRPSYVLGGRGMEIVYDETRLESYIAESTEISPSRPVLVDRFLDDAIEIDVDALYDGQELYLGGVMEHIEEAGIHSGDSACALPPITLGGFDIKRLRASTEAIARGVGVRGLINIQFAMAGDILYVLEANPRASRTVPFTSKATAVPLAKAAARISLGATVAELRAEGLLPANGDGGELPLDAPISVKEAVMPWSRFRDVHGRGVDTVLGPEMRSTGEVMGIDAVFGTAYAKSQAGAYGPLPTKGRAFISVANRDKRSMIFPARELVAHGFELLATSGTAEVLKRNGINATVVRKQSEGTGPNGEKTIVQLIHDGEVDLIVNTPYGTGGRLDGYEIRTAAVARSVPCLTTVQALAAAVQGIDALNHGDVGVRSLQEHAEHLTAARD, from the coding sequence GTGCCTAAGCGCACCGATATCCAGTCCGTCCTGGTCATCGGCTCCGGCCCGATCGTCATCGGCCAGGCCGCGGAGTTCGACTACTCCGGCACCCAGGCATGCCGCGTCCTCAAGGCCGAGGGCCTGCGCGTCATCCTCGTCAACTCCAACCCGGCGACGATCATGACCGACCCGGAGATCGCCGACGCCACCTACGTCGAGCCGATCACCCCGGAGTTCGTCGAGAAGATCATCGCCAAGGAGCGCCCCGACGCCCTGCTGCCCACCCTGGGCGGCCAGACGGCCCTCAACACCGCGATCTCGCTGCACGGGGCCGGCACCCTCGACAAGTACGGCGTCGAGCTGATCGGCGCCAACGTCGAGGCCATCAACAAGGGCGAGGACCGCGACCTGTTCAAGGACGTCGTGGAGGAGGTCCGCAAGAAGATCGGGCACGGCGAGTCCGCCCGCTCGGTCATCTGCCACTCCATGGACGACGTCCTGAAGGGCGTCGAGACGCTCGGCGGCTACCCGGTCGTCGTCCGCCCCTCCTTCACCATGGGCGGCGCCGGCTCCGGCTTCGCGCACGACGAGGAGGAGCTGCGCCGCATCGCCGGCCAGGGCCTGACGCTCTCGCCGACCACCGAGGTGCTCCTGGAGGAGTCCATCCTCGGCTGGAAGGAGTACGAGCTGGAGCTGATGCGCGACAAGCACGACAACGTCGTGGTCGTCTGCTCCATCGAGAACTTCGACCCGATGGGCGTGCACACCGGCGACTCGATCACCGTCGCGCCCGCCATGACGCTCACCGACCGCGAGTACCAGGTCCTGCGTGACGTCGGCATCGCGATCATCCGCGAGGTCGGCGTCGACACCGGCGGCTGCAACATCCAGTTCGCGGTGAACCCCGAGGACGGCCGTGTCATCGTCATCGAGATGAACCCGCGCGTGTCGCGGTCCTCGGCGCTCGCCTCCAAGGCGACCGGCTTCCCGATCGCCAAGATCGCCGCGAAGCTCGCCGTCGGCTACACGCTGGACGAGATCCCGAACGACATCACCGAGCAGACCCCGGCCTCCTTCGAGCCGACGCTCGACTACGTCGTGGTCAAGGCCCCGCGGTTCGCCTTCGAGAAGTTCCCGTCCGCCGACTCCACCCTCACGACCACCATGAAGTCGGTCGGCGAGGCCATGGCGATCGGCCGCAACTTCACCGAGGCCTTCCAGAAGGCGCTGCGCTCGCTGGAGAAGAAGGGCAGCCAGTTCACCTTCGTGGGCGAGCCCGGCGACAAGGCGGCCCTCCTGGAGGCGTCCGTACGGCCCACCGACGGCCGTATCAACACCGTCATGCAGGCCATCCGCGCGGGCGCCACTCCGGAGGAGGTCTTCGAATACACGAAGATCGACCCCTGGTTCGTCGACCAGCTCTTCCTGATCAAGGAGGTCGCGGACGAGCTCGCCACCGCCGAGCGTCTGGACGCCGACCTGCTCGCCGAGGCCAAGCGGCACGGCTTCTCCGACCAGCAGATCGCCGAGATCCGGGGCCTGCGCGAGGACGTGGTGCGCGAGGTGCGGCACGCGCTCGGCGTGCGCCCGGTCTACAAGACGGTCGACACCTGTGCGGCCGAGTTCGCCGCGAAGACGCCGTACTTCTACTCCTCCTACGACGAGGAGAGCGAGGTCGCGCCCCGCGAGAAGCCCGCGGTGATCATCCTGGGCTCCGGTCCGAACCGCATCGGCCAGGGCATCGAGTTCGACTACTCCTGCGTGCACGCCTCCTTCGCGCTGTCGGACGCCGGGTACGAGACGGTGATGGTCAACTGCAACCCGGAGACCGTCTCCACCGACTACGACACCTCCGACCGGCTCTACTTCGAGCCGCTCACGCTGGAGGACGTCCTGGAGATCGTCCACGCCGAGCAGCAGGCCGGACCCGTCGCGGGCGTCATCGTGCAGCTCGGCGGGCAGACCCCGCTGGGCCTGGCACAGGCGCTCAAGGACAACGGCGTGCCGGTCGTGGGCACCTCGCCCGAGGCGATCCACGCCGCGGAGGACCGCGGCGCCTTCGGCCGGGTCCTCGCCGAGGCGGGCCTGCCCGCACCCAAGCACGGCACCGCCACCACCTTCGCGGGCGCCAAGGCCATCGCGGACGAGATCGGCTACCCGGTCCTCGTCCGGCCCTCCTACGTCCTCGGCGGCCGCGGCATGGAGATCGTCTACGACGAGACCCGCCTGGAGTCCTACATCGCCGAGTCCACCGAGATCAGCCCCTCGCGGCCGGTCCTGGTCGACCGGTTCCTGGACGACGCCATCGAGATCGACGTCGACGCCCTCTACGACGGCCAGGAGCTCTACCTGGGCGGCGTCATGGAGCACATCGAGGAGGCCGGCATCCACTCCGGCGACTCGGCGTGCGCGCTGCCGCCGATCACCCTGGGCGGCTTCGACATCAAGCGCCTGCGGGCCTCCACCGAGGCCATCGCGCGCGGGGTGGGCGTCCGGGGCCTGATCAACATCCAGTTCGCGATGGCCGGGGACATCCTCTACGTCCTGGAGGCCAACCCGCGCGCGTCCCGCACCGTCCCCTTCACCTCGAAGGCGACCGCGGTGCCGCTGGCCAAGGCCGCCGCTCGCATCTCGCTGGGCGCGACCGTCGCCGAACTGCGCGCCGAGGGGCTGCTCCCGGCCAACGGCGACGGCGGCGAGCTCCCGCTGGACGCGCCGATCTCCGTCAAGGAGGCCGTCATGCCGTGGTCGCGCTTCCGTGACGTCCACGGGCGCGGTGTCGACACGGTCCTCGGCCCGGAGATGCGCTCCACCGGCGAGGTCATGGGCATCGACGCCGTCTTCGGCACGGCGTACGCCAAGTCGCAGGCGGGCGCCTACGGCCCGCTGCCCACCAAGGGCCGCGCGTTCATCTCGGTCGCCAACCGGGACAAGCGCTCGATGATCTTCCCGGCGCGCGAGCTCGTCGCCCACGGCTTCGAGCTGCTCGCCACCTCCGGCACGGCCGAGGTCCTCAAGCGCAACGGCATCAACGCCACCGTCGTGCGCAAGCAGTCCGAGGGCACCGGCCCGAACGGCGAGAAGACCATCGTCCAGCTCATCCACGACGGCGAGGTCGACCTGATCGTCAACACGCCGTACGGCACCGGCGGCCGCCTCGACGGCTACGAGATCCGCACGGCGGCCGTGGCGCGGTCCGTCCCGTGCCTGACGACGGTCCAGGCGCTCGCCGCCGCCGTCCAGGGCATCGACGCCCTCAACCACGGTGACGTGGGCGTGCGCTCACTCCAGGAACACGCCGAACACCTGACCGCGGCCCGCGACTAG
- the coaBC gene encoding bifunctional phosphopantothenoylcysteine decarboxylase/phosphopantothenate--cysteine ligase CoaBC, whose protein sequence is MDKPKVVLGVSGGIAAYKACELLRRLTESGHDVRVVPTASALHFVGAATWSALSGHPVSTEVWDDVHEVPHVRIGQHADLVVVAPATADMLAKAAHGLADDLLTNTLLTARCPVVFAPAMHTEMWEHPATQENVATLRRRGAVVIEPAVGRLTGVDTGKGRLPEPAEIFEVCRRVLARGVTEPDLRGRHVVVSAGGTREPLDPVRFLGNRSSGKQGYALARTAAARGARVTLIAANTGMPDPAGVDVVPVGTAVQLREAVLKAAADADAVVMAAAVADFRPQTYAAGKIKKKDGQEPEPIVLVRNPDILAEISAERARPGQVIVGFAAETDDVLANGRTKLARKGCDLLVVNEVGERKTFGSEENEAVVLGADGSETPVPHGPKEFLAETVWDLVVSRLH, encoded by the coding sequence GTGGACAAGCCGAAGGTCGTGCTGGGGGTCAGCGGCGGCATCGCCGCGTACAAGGCCTGCGAGCTGCTGAGAAGGCTCACCGAGTCCGGCCACGACGTCCGCGTCGTCCCCACCGCCTCCGCCCTGCACTTCGTGGGCGCCGCCACCTGGTCCGCCCTGTCCGGCCATCCGGTCTCCACCGAGGTCTGGGACGACGTCCACGAGGTCCCGCACGTCCGCATCGGGCAGCACGCCGACCTTGTGGTCGTGGCCCCGGCCACCGCCGACATGCTCGCCAAGGCGGCGCACGGGCTGGCGGACGACCTGCTCACCAACACGCTCCTGACGGCCCGCTGCCCGGTCGTCTTCGCCCCCGCCATGCACACCGAGATGTGGGAGCACCCGGCCACCCAGGAGAACGTGGCGACCCTGCGCCGCCGCGGCGCCGTCGTCATCGAACCGGCCGTGGGCCGTCTGACCGGCGTCGACACCGGCAAGGGCAGGCTGCCGGAACCCGCCGAGATCTTCGAGGTCTGCCGCCGGGTGCTGGCCCGCGGTGTCACCGAGCCCGACCTCAGGGGCCGACACGTCGTGGTCAGCGCCGGTGGCACCCGCGAGCCCCTCGACCCGGTGCGTTTCCTCGGCAACCGCTCCTCCGGCAAGCAGGGGTACGCCCTCGCCCGCACCGCGGCCGCGCGCGGCGCCCGGGTCACGCTGATCGCGGCGAACACCGGCATGCCCGACCCGGCCGGCGTGGACGTCGTCCCCGTGGGCACGGCCGTACAGCTGCGCGAAGCGGTCCTGAAGGCGGCGGCCGACGCCGACGCGGTCGTCATGGCGGCGGCGGTCGCGGACTTCCGGCCGCAGACGTACGCGGCCGGAAAGATCAAGAAGAAGGACGGCCAGGAGCCCGAGCCCATCGTCCTGGTGCGGAATCCGGACATCCTCGCCGAGATCTCGGCCGAGCGCGCCCGCCCCGGCCAGGTGATCGTCGGATTCGCCGCCGAGACCGACGACGTGCTGGCCAACGGCCGTACGAAGCTGGCGCGCAAGGGCTGCGACCTCCTCGTCGTCAACGAGGTGGGCGAGCGCAAGACCTTCGGGTCCGAGGAGAACGAGGCGGTGGTTCTGGGCGCCGACGGCAGCGAGACCCCCGTCCCGCACGGCCCGAAGGAATTCCTGGCCGAAACCGTCTGGGACCTGGTGGTGAGCCGCCTGCACTGA